In one Micropterus dolomieu isolate WLL.071019.BEF.003 ecotype Adirondacks unplaced genomic scaffold, ASM2129224v1 scaffold_340, whole genome shotgun sequence genomic region, the following are encoded:
- the si:dkeyp-117h8.4 gene encoding uncharacterized protein si:dkeyp-117h8.4 isoform X1, which yields MDEFLKKQLCDNSLTYKRSLARIIDKYSKLQYQDGGIEVDLDDMKPQTLEHYMKLSKTELNKLESKSLTDLRDDSLRAQDITRDSQLDITHQDSGADETCVSSISSVSTTQLSVEDDGMARSDTTQLTVSSLDQSQRSLSETEFQPEDQDEELEMSLRSHGSSLVELYPSMISRIGRAWHRQHVSEAADSVLRRYRRWRQQSNKSYLNNTFIVMPRQASSNSRKMTSKTLLKENSDSRVKSPFMRTETTARSPLQIVNNLQDWQAQPQSPGRVIGSVRREQHQPILVMDLSETSKQKEISLNETFTVSQLSPPEVSQLGEQTSTYAVSPSRPCYPSAKASLDLSLRSKRFSLAVRSPQSDGCSMYASETTAVKDMPDIYGSPLRQSPLKARMMTSLSRSPLAFSRSPKANSVESFSSEPMRPRLTSTSLSSPLQKRPVPLRMLNPHRDSHHSFQSQLHSPQSAAAAEGRHRLRRHLSFDSSLPSIRVSYSPKKLDEDFIKLYHKFVCQNKSSFFNGHPCRFCARSSEASRGHSSSALAALALSPHRSVLRKRHRELCWESHPQSKRFRDEYSTSSPGSKRHGNEMLRRRICPSEYEQSHDDRSYSPSKHETFQSTHNCSAGAHQETWMSQGRHVSAAEFSALGGSLKSKMANGYSPSMYRKW from the exons ATGGACGAGTTTTTGAAGAAACAACTGTGTGACAACAGCCTGACCTACAAAAGGTCACTGGCTCGAATCATAGACAAG TATTCAAAGCTTCAATACCAAGACGGGGGGATAGAGGTGGACCTCGACGATATGAAACCACAAA CACTTGAACACTACATGAAGCTATCAAAAACGGAGCTCAACAAGCTGGAATCAAAG AGCCTGACAGACTTGAGAGATGACTCATTAAGAG CCCAGGACATTACAAGAGACTCTCag TTGGACATCACACATCAAGATAGTGGAGCTGATGAGACTTGTGTTTCTAGTATTTCTAGTGTTTCCACTACCCAGTTGTCTGTGGAGGATGACG GGATGGCTAGAAGTGACACAACTCAGCTGACTGTGAGCTCATTGGATCAGAGTCAGAGAAGCCTTTCTGAGACGGAGTTCCAGCCCGAGGACCAAGACGAGGAGCTGGAAATGTCTCTGAGAAGTCACGGCAGCTCTTTGGTGGAGCTCTACCCAAGCATGATCAGTCGAATAGGGAGGGCCTGGCATCGGCAGCATGTCTCCGAGGCCGCTGACTCGGTGCTGAGGAGGTATCGCAGGTGGCGACAGCAGTCAAACAAAAGCTATCTCAACAACACCTTCATTGTTATGCCGAGACAGGCCAGCAGCAACTCCAGAAAAATGACCAGCAAGACGCTGCTCAAGGAGAACTCCGACAGCCGCGTGAAAAGCCCTTTCATGAGAACTGAAACTACAGCTCGGTCTCCCTTGCAGATAGTAAACAATCTGCAGGATTGGCAAGCACAGCCACAGTCTCCTGGGAGGGTAATAGGCTCGGTGAGAAGAGAGCAGCACCAGCCTATCCTTGTGATGGACCTCTCTGAAACCTCTAAACAAAAAGAGATCTCACTGAATGAGACCTTCACTGTGTCTCAACTGTCTCCTCCCGAAGTATCCCAGCTGGGAGAACAGACCTCCACTTACGCTGTCAGTCCTTCACGACCTTGCTATCCCTCTGCGAAGGCATCCTTGGACCTGTCTCTCAGGTCTAAAAGGTTCTCTCTCGCTGTACGCTCACCGCAGAGTGATGGGTGCTCCATGTATGCATCGGAAACCACTGCCGTCAAAGACATGCCAGACATCTACGGCTCCCCACTCAGGCAGAGTCCCTTAAAAGCGAGGATGATGACCAGCCTCAGTAGATCACCTCTTGCCTTTTCCAGAAGCCCCAAAGCAAATTCTGTGGAAAGCTTTTCCAGCGAGCCTATGAGGCCCAGATTAACGTCCACTTCTCTGTCCTCCCCTCTGCAAAAGCGACCTGTGCCGCTGAGGATGCTTAACCCTCATCGAGACTCCCATCATTCCTTCCAGTCACAGCTGCATTCACCTCAGTCAGCCGCAGCAGCAGAAGGTCGCCACAGGCTCCGGCGGCACCTTTCCTTTGACTCGTCCCTGCCATCGATCCGTGTCTCTTACTCACCAAAGAAGCTTGACGAGGACTTTATAAAACTCTACCACAAGTTTGTCTGCCAGAACAAATCATCTTTTTTTAATGGGCATCCCTGCCGTTTCTGTGCCAGAAGCTCTGAGGCCAGCAGAGGCCACTCTTCCTCAGCCCTGGCGGCTCTTGCCTTGTCACCCCACCGCTCTGTCCTCAGGAAACGCCACAGGGAGTTATGCTGGGAGAGCCACCCCCAGTCCAAACGCTTCAGGGACGAGTACAGCACATCCTCCCCAGGATCCAAACGCCATGGAAACGAGATGCTGAGGCGCAGGATCTGTCCGTCTGAATACGAGCAGTCACATGATGACCGCTCCTACAGCCCCAGTAAACACGAGACATTTCAAAGCACACACAACTGCTCAGCAGGTGCACATCAGGAAACCTGGATGAGCCAGGGCCGCCACGTATCAGCAGCTGAATTTTCTGCGCTCG GAGGTTCACTCAAGAGCAAAATGGCCAATGGTTACTCCCCCAG cATGTACAGAAAATGGTGA
- the si:dkeyp-117h8.4 gene encoding uncharacterized protein si:dkeyp-117h8.4 isoform X2, which yields MKPQTLEHYMKLSKTELNKLESKSLTDLRDDSLRAQDITRDSQLDITHQDSGADETCVSSISSVSTTQLSVEDDGMARSDTTQLTVSSLDQSQRSLSETEFQPEDQDEELEMSLRSHGSSLVELYPSMISRIGRAWHRQHVSEAADSVLRRYRRWRQQSNKSYLNNTFIVMPRQASSNSRKMTSKTLLKENSDSRVKSPFMRTETTARSPLQIVNNLQDWQAQPQSPGRVIGSVRREQHQPILVMDLSETSKQKEISLNETFTVSQLSPPEVSQLGEQTSTYAVSPSRPCYPSAKASLDLSLRSKRFSLAVRSPQSDGCSMYASETTAVKDMPDIYGSPLRQSPLKARMMTSLSRSPLAFSRSPKANSVESFSSEPMRPRLTSTSLSSPLQKRPVPLRMLNPHRDSHHSFQSQLHSPQSAAAAEGRHRLRRHLSFDSSLPSIRVSYSPKKLDEDFIKLYHKFVCQNKSSFFNGHPCRFCARSSEASRGHSSSALAALALSPHRSVLRKRHRELCWESHPQSKRFRDEYSTSSPGSKRHGNEMLRRRICPSEYEQSHDDRSYSPSKHETFQSTHNCSAGAHQETWMSQGRHVSAAEFSALGGSLKSKMANGYSPSMYRKW from the exons ATGAAACCACAAA CACTTGAACACTACATGAAGCTATCAAAAACGGAGCTCAACAAGCTGGAATCAAAG AGCCTGACAGACTTGAGAGATGACTCATTAAGAG CCCAGGACATTACAAGAGACTCTCag TTGGACATCACACATCAAGATAGTGGAGCTGATGAGACTTGTGTTTCTAGTATTTCTAGTGTTTCCACTACCCAGTTGTCTGTGGAGGATGACG GGATGGCTAGAAGTGACACAACTCAGCTGACTGTGAGCTCATTGGATCAGAGTCAGAGAAGCCTTTCTGAGACGGAGTTCCAGCCCGAGGACCAAGACGAGGAGCTGGAAATGTCTCTGAGAAGTCACGGCAGCTCTTTGGTGGAGCTCTACCCAAGCATGATCAGTCGAATAGGGAGGGCCTGGCATCGGCAGCATGTCTCCGAGGCCGCTGACTCGGTGCTGAGGAGGTATCGCAGGTGGCGACAGCAGTCAAACAAAAGCTATCTCAACAACACCTTCATTGTTATGCCGAGACAGGCCAGCAGCAACTCCAGAAAAATGACCAGCAAGACGCTGCTCAAGGAGAACTCCGACAGCCGCGTGAAAAGCCCTTTCATGAGAACTGAAACTACAGCTCGGTCTCCCTTGCAGATAGTAAACAATCTGCAGGATTGGCAAGCACAGCCACAGTCTCCTGGGAGGGTAATAGGCTCGGTGAGAAGAGAGCAGCACCAGCCTATCCTTGTGATGGACCTCTCTGAAACCTCTAAACAAAAAGAGATCTCACTGAATGAGACCTTCACTGTGTCTCAACTGTCTCCTCCCGAAGTATCCCAGCTGGGAGAACAGACCTCCACTTACGCTGTCAGTCCTTCACGACCTTGCTATCCCTCTGCGAAGGCATCCTTGGACCTGTCTCTCAGGTCTAAAAGGTTCTCTCTCGCTGTACGCTCACCGCAGAGTGATGGGTGCTCCATGTATGCATCGGAAACCACTGCCGTCAAAGACATGCCAGACATCTACGGCTCCCCACTCAGGCAGAGTCCCTTAAAAGCGAGGATGATGACCAGCCTCAGTAGATCACCTCTTGCCTTTTCCAGAAGCCCCAAAGCAAATTCTGTGGAAAGCTTTTCCAGCGAGCCTATGAGGCCCAGATTAACGTCCACTTCTCTGTCCTCCCCTCTGCAAAAGCGACCTGTGCCGCTGAGGATGCTTAACCCTCATCGAGACTCCCATCATTCCTTCCAGTCACAGCTGCATTCACCTCAGTCAGCCGCAGCAGCAGAAGGTCGCCACAGGCTCCGGCGGCACCTTTCCTTTGACTCGTCCCTGCCATCGATCCGTGTCTCTTACTCACCAAAGAAGCTTGACGAGGACTTTATAAAACTCTACCACAAGTTTGTCTGCCAGAACAAATCATCTTTTTTTAATGGGCATCCCTGCCGTTTCTGTGCCAGAAGCTCTGAGGCCAGCAGAGGCCACTCTTCCTCAGCCCTGGCGGCTCTTGCCTTGTCACCCCACCGCTCTGTCCTCAGGAAACGCCACAGGGAGTTATGCTGGGAGAGCCACCCCCAGTCCAAACGCTTCAGGGACGAGTACAGCACATCCTCCCCAGGATCCAAACGCCATGGAAACGAGATGCTGAGGCGCAGGATCTGTCCGTCTGAATACGAGCAGTCACATGATGACCGCTCCTACAGCCCCAGTAAACACGAGACATTTCAAAGCACACACAACTGCTCAGCAGGTGCACATCAGGAAACCTGGATGAGCCAGGGCCGCCACGTATCAGCAGCTGAATTTTCTGCGCTCG GAGGTTCACTCAAGAGCAAAATGGCCAATGGTTACTCCCCCAG cATGTACAGAAAATGGTGA